TTCGGTATTGCTGTCGGCCATGAGCCTTGTCTCCTTGAAAATCTTGGTTTTGTCGAGCGCTCAAGCACGCAATTTGTTGAAATCGGCGCTGCGCTTTTCGAGAAAGGCGGCAATGCCTTCACGGGATTCCTCGCTGCCCTGGGAGCGCACCATGTGCTGCGCCTCCAGCTCCAGCTGCTGCTCCAGCGTGTTGCGCGGTGCCTGGCGGCACAGATCCTTGATCAGGGCCATGGCCTGGTCCGGACCGGTCGCGATCTGCGCGGCCAGCGCGACGGCATCGGCCAGGGCCTGGCCGGGCTCGGCCAGCCGGTTGACGGGGCCCAGGGCGTGCAGGCGTTCGCCGCTGATGCGCTCTCCGGTCAGGCACAGCTCCGTCAGCACCTGGCGCGAGACGAACTCGGCCAGAAAGGCTGTGGCGCCGCCGTCGGGCGTCAACCCCACCTTCACATAGGCCACGGAGAACAGGCTGTTGCGGGCGGCCACCAGCATATCGCAGGCCAGAGCCAGCGACAGGCCAGCGCCGGCCGCCGCGCCTTCGACAGCAGCGATGACAGGCTTGGGGCAGTCGCGCACGGCACGAATCAGGTCGTGCAGGCCTTCCAGTTTTTCACGGCGCTGCTCCAATGGCAGCTCCCGGCGTCCGGCCAGCTGGCGCAGATCGCCACCGGCGCAAAAATGACCGCCCTCGCCCGTGAGCACGACCGCGCCCACACTGGCGTCAGCCGCAGCATCCACCAGCGCGGTCGTGACGGCCGCGTAGAACGCGGGCGACAACGCATTGCGCGCAGCCGGGTTGTTATTGCTCAGCACCAGCACGGCACCTTCGCGGCGGGTCAGCAGGACTTCACTCATCTTCGTTCTCCAGTTTTAGGCAGCACTTCCCGTCTGTAGACGGCCCACTCCGCCAGGGACAGCCAGCAAGGGCCTACGCCGGCCGCGCCGCCCCGCAGCGAGGCTGTCGCCGGCTGCCCGTATGCCCCCTTCCAGGGGGAAGGCGCGAAGCGACTCAGGGGGTAGCTCATTTCAGCCCAGGGCCATGAAACGCGCCAGGTGATGGTCCTCGTCGCCAAACTGGTGGTCGATCATGATCAGTCGCTTGGCGTAATGCGCCAGCGGCAGCTCCCAGGTCATGCCGATGCCGCCATGCATCTGTATGCTTTCCTCGGCCACCAGGGTCCCCACGGAGCCCACGGTGTACTTGGCCGCAGACAGCATCTTCTCGCGCTGCGTGCCCTGGGCGTTGTCGATGGCATCGGCCGCATTGATGACGGTGGAACGCACCTGCTCCACCTCCAGCAGCAGATCGGCCATGCGGTGCTGCAGCGCCTGGAAGCTGCCGATGGCCACGCCGAACTGCTTGCGCGTCTGCAGATACTCCAGCGTGTTCTGCTTGGCCACATCCATGGCGCCCAGCGCCTCGGCAGCCAGCGCCAGCAACGCAAAGCCCTGAATATGCTCGAGCACGCCATGGCCCTGGCCCTTGGCACCCAGCAGCGCATCCTCGGCCAGCAGCACATTCTCGAAGATCAGCTCGGCGGCGCGGCCGCCTTCCATGCGGCTATAGCCGCGCTTGGCGATGCCGGCGGCCTTGCCGTCGACCAGGAACAGGCTGATGCCGGCAGTATCGAACATGCCGCCTGCGGTGCGCGCGGACACCAGCAGCAGATCGGCTTTTTCGCCAAAGGCGACCACGCTCTTGGCGCCG
This DNA window, taken from Comamonas testosteroni TK102, encodes the following:
- a CDS encoding oxepin-CoA hydrolase, alternative type, whose translation is MSEVLLTRREGAVLVLSNNNPAARNALSPAFYAAVTTALVDAAADASVGAVVLTGEGGHFCAGGDLRQLAGRRELPLEQRREKLEGLHDLIRAVRDCPKPVIAAVEGAAAGAGLSLALACDMLVAARNSLFSVAYVKVGLTPDGGATAFLAEFVSRQVLTELCLTGERISGERLHALGPVNRLAEPGQALADAVALAAQIATGPDQAMALIKDLCRQAPRNTLEQQLELEAQHMVRSQGSEESREGIAAFLEKRSADFNKLRA
- a CDS encoding acyl-CoA dehydrogenase family protein, which translates into the protein MNFTHTEDRRMLADSLNRFVAEQYGIEQRNHLAYGAEGHSPALYAQFAELGAIGALFPEAVGGFGGSGFDISVVFEALGRGLVAEPLLGALVVGQALIAAGTEAQMRQLDDIIAGSAIAALAHDEPGSHYELNKVTTTAVRTATGWVLNGAKSVVAFGEKADLLLVSARTAGGMFDTAGISLFLVDGKAAGIAKRGYSRMEGGRAAELIFENVLLAEDALLGAKGQGHGVLEHIQGFALLALAAEALGAMDVAKQNTLEYLQTRKQFGVAIGSFQALQHRMADLLLEVEQVRSTVINAADAIDNAQGTQREKMLSAAKYTVGSVGTLVAEESIQMHGGIGMTWELPLAHYAKRLIMIDHQFGDEDHHLARFMALG